Proteins from a single region of Geothrix sp. PMB-07:
- a CDS encoding SRPBCC domain-containing protein translates to MEHPTAADILERELVIKRSFLAPRERVVAAWLDPDQLARWWGPRGFHTTIQEFEPEVGGPWRFILHGPEGVAQPGECRFVEVDAPERLVFDHVSQPPFRAIVEFEPVDGDTRLIFRLHFPNAAAREAARSTQADHEQAFERLAGLLAEG, encoded by the coding sequence ATGGAACACCCAACCGCCGCCGACATCTTGGAGCGCGAGCTCGTCATCAAGCGTTCCTTTCTGGCGCCCCGGGAGCGGGTCGTGGCCGCCTGGCTGGATCCCGATCAGTTGGCCCGGTGGTGGGGCCCCAGGGGCTTCCACACCACCATCCAGGAATTCGAGCCCGAGGTCGGTGGTCCTTGGCGTTTCATCCTCCATGGGCCTGAAGGCGTCGCTCAACCCGGCGAATGCCGCTTCGTCGAGGTGGATGCGCCAGAGCGCCTCGTCTTCGATCACGTCTCCCAGCCGCCTTTTCGGGCCATCGTTGAATTTGAACCTGTCGACGGGGACACGCGCCTCATCTTCCGTCTGCACTTTCCAAACGCCGCCGCCCGTGAAGCCGCACGATCCACCCAAGCAGACCATGAGCAGGCCTTCGAGCGCCTCGCGGGCCTGCTGGCCGAGGGCTAG
- a CDS encoding GNAT family N-acetyltransferase, giving the protein MIAASSFSSQLRLTPIESADEESLQSIGSDPAVFKFIPEIPTPFDAGTWIRSVLDNGENYIRHAIRLASTNEVIGYVQISRRLDMHIQLGYWLGSKFWGKRFGRQAASMALGPVFKVKKGKWT; this is encoded by the coding sequence GTGATTGCCGCGAGCAGCTTTTCATCTCAGTTACGGCTCACGCCTATCGAGTCGGCCGACGAGGAAAGCCTTCAATCAATCGGGTCCGATCCAGCTGTATTCAAATTCATACCCGAGATCCCGACCCCATTTGATGCCGGAACCTGGATACGATCTGTCCTCGACAATGGTGAAAACTACATTCGACATGCAATCAGGCTCGCTTCGACGAATGAAGTGATTGGTTATGTTCAAATCAGTAGGCGATTAGATATGCACATTCAACTTGGTTACTGGCTTGGGTCTAAATTTTGGGGCAAGCGATTCGGGCGTCAAGCCGCATCAATGGCATTAGGGCCTGTTTTCAAAGTCAAGAAAGGCAAATGGACGTAA
- a CDS encoding IS5 family transposase, with translation MWARLEPLLPSEQGGMGRPRLDNRPIVEAILWKHRTGAPWRDLPESFGPWNTVFTRFNRWNRSGVWQRVLEALRGEADCEWVMVDGTVIRAHQHAAGAKGGPTSKGLAARAAVSRPKST, from the coding sequence ATGTGGGCCAGGCTAGAGCCTCTGCTGCCGAGCGAGCAGGGTGGAATGGGGCGCCCTCGCCTGGACAATCGCCCCATCGTTGAAGCGATCCTCTGGAAGCACAGAACGGGAGCGCCCTGGAGAGATTTGCCTGAATCCTTCGGACCTTGGAACACGGTCTTCACGCGCTTCAATCGGTGGAATCGGAGCGGAGTCTGGCAGCGGGTCCTCGAAGCCCTTCGAGGTGAAGCGGATTGCGAATGGGTCATGGTCGACGGAACCGTTATCCGCGCCCATCAGCATGCGGCTGGTGCAAAAGGGGGACCTACATCCAAGGGCTTGGCCGCTCGCGCGGCGGTTTCTCGACCAAAGTCCACCTGA
- a CDS encoding RidA family protein has product MNHLNPPGLPKPNGYSHVVEVRGGRTLYISGQIALDQNGLLIGAGDLRAQTRQVFENLKTALQASGARLEDVVKITVFMTDVSELAVFREVRDGYFTQNPPASSLVQVSRLVRPDLLIEIEAVAVVEAGH; this is encoded by the coding sequence ATGAACCACCTGAACCCACCGGGTCTGCCCAAACCCAACGGCTATTCCCATGTGGTGGAAGTGAGGGGTGGCCGCACCCTCTACATCTCAGGCCAAATCGCATTGGATCAGAACGGCCTGCTCATCGGAGCAGGCGATCTGAGAGCCCAGACCCGCCAGGTGTTCGAGAACCTCAAAACCGCCTTGCAGGCCAGCGGCGCCCGCTTGGAGGACGTGGTGAAGATCACCGTGTTCATGACGGACGTCTCCGAACTCGCCGTCTTTCGGGAAGTCCGGGATGGCTATTTCACACAGAACCCCCCGGCCAGCAGCCTGGTACAGGTATCGCGTCTGGTAAGGCCGGATCTGCTGATCGAGATCGAGGCCGTGGCCGTCGTCGAAGCCGGCCACTGA
- a CDS encoding DUF2835 domain-containing protein yields MKQFHFRLDISAERYLATYRGEVREVVARCMDGQVVQFPASLLQPFVTASGIHGAFVLTCNDQNRAPRLEQLSVG; encoded by the coding sequence ATGAAGCAGTTTCACTTCCGTCTGGATATCTCTGCGGAGCGGTACCTGGCCACCTACCGGGGCGAGGTGCGAGAGGTCGTGGCGCGCTGCATGGATGGTCAGGTGGTGCAATTCCCCGCCTCCCTGCTCCAGCCCTTCGTCACAGCCTCCGGCATTCACGGCGCCTTCGTGCTGACCTGCAATGACCAGAACCGCGCGCCCCGGCTGGAGCAGCTCTCCGTCGGCTGA
- a CDS encoding transposase — protein sequence MPRKGHSEEQIVFALKQAENGAKIPDICRKLGISDQTFYRWKHQFEGLGVSELRELRQLRDENARLKRLVADLSLDKHILQEVLSKKSEGRGATFAGGLDPKGLWVQ from the coding sequence ATGCCAAGGAAGGGACATAGCGAGGAGCAGATCGTCTTCGCGTTGAAGCAGGCGGAGAACGGGGCAAAGATCCCTGACATCTGCCGGAAGTTGGGAATTTCAGACCAGACCTTCTACCGGTGGAAGCACCAGTTCGAGGGGCTCGGGGTCTCTGAGCTTCGGGAACTCCGGCAGCTTCGGGACGAGAACGCCCGGCTGAAGCGCCTGGTGGCAGACCTGAGCCTGGACAAGCACATCTTGCAGGAAGTGCTTTCAAAAAAGTCTGAAGGCCGCGGTGCGACGTTCGCTGGTGGACTGGATCCAAAAGGGCTATGGGTTCAGTGA